Below is a window of Haloglycomyces albus DSM 45210 DNA.
CATCAAGGCGCTCTATCATCGAGTCGACAAGGACTCCAAGAACTTCGGTCGCCTCTTTGTCTACTTTAAACATAAGCGGGCGCAAGGGCGGCGCGGTAAGAAACGCTAGAGCGTCCCGCGCTCGCAACCTCGCGCCCGCGTGCCAGGGCGAAGGTTCACCCAGGATGGTGAACGCGATGAGAATTATTCGGACAAGGAGCCCGTGTGAGCGGTCACCACTCCGTTTTTGACGACCAGATCGGGCTGCGGGTGGGTCATGACGGCCTCCGGGGCGTTGCGCGCCTGGACGACCAGCAGGTCCGCACGCGATCCTTCGGCCAGTCCATAGTCCGGCAGTCCGAGGATGTGCGCGCCGCCGTAGGTGGCCGCCTCCAATGCCAGCTCGATGTCGGGGTCCTTGCTGAAACCGGAATTGCGAGCGAACCACAGGGTCCGCTCCAACATCTCCCCGGTCCCATAGGGCGACCAGAGGTCGCGCACGCCGTCATTGCCGATTCCCATGGCGACGCCGGCGGCGTCCAAATCGCGGAGAGGCAGCACCTTCCGGGGTGCCACGGAGGTGACGTTGATGCGGTTCTCCGCCAGATCGTCGATGAGCCGTTGCCGCGTCGCCGGGTCGGCGTCGAAGAGGGCGAACGCGTGGCTGACGGTCACTTTGCCCTGCATGGACAGGGCCTTGGTGCGTTCGATGATCAGGTCGAATTCGTAGACACCGAGGTTGTCCCCGTCGTGGAGGTGAATATCGAGACCGATGCCGTACCGTTCCGCCAGCTCGAAGATGTGATCGAGATGCCCGACCGCGTCGCCGTCGAATCCCCCGGGATCGATGCCACCGACGAGCTCCACTCCGGCCTCAACGGCCTCACGCATGTAATCGAGAGTGCCGGGGCTGGTCAACAGCCCGGTTTGGGGGAAGGCCACCAACTCGACGTCGATGCGGCCCCGCAGACGGTCGACGGCCTCGCGCACGGCGTGGACGGCGTTGATCCCCAGATCCGGATCGATGTCGATGTGGCTGCGAGCGTGGGTCGTGCCGTGCACGACCATGTTCGTCAACAGGGCTTCGATGTAGTCGGGATGGGGTACACCGTATTTGCCGCGCTCCACCCGGCCGTATTCGATGGCCGCCGCCAAACCGGGACCGGCCGTGCGAGGGACCCAGGGGCCGCTGAACAGGGTCTTGTCCACGTGGGCGTGGGCGTCGACGAGTCCGGGAAGGACGAGCGCTCCCTGGAGGTCGTACTCGGAGGCGTCGGCTCCGACCTGCGATCGGCCGTGCTGCAGAATACGACCGTCACGAATCGTCATGTCGGTTGGCTCTGGAATGCCCCACAAACGCGCATTGCGAAGTACGAGATCGGACATGTTCATCCCCCTTTAGTTAATGGTATACCACTAAAAATAATGGTATACCATTAATGGACTGTCAAATGAGGCGTGCATCGGACACGAGGTGAAGTCATGACCAGTAGACGCTCCACGGCCGTGGAGGAGATCACAGGACGTATTATGCGGCTGGAATACCGCCCCGGGCAGCGTCTTGTGGAGAGAGATCTTGCCGCCGACCTGGGGCTATCGCGAGTGCCCGTGAGAGAGGCACTGCATCGCCTGGAAGTCGACGGCCTGGTCATCAGCGTTCCACGTCAGGGCACCATAGTGAGCACTTGGAGTCGGACTGATATTACCGACCTGTTCGAGATTCGCGCCGCCTTGGAACCCATGGCGGCGGAGTTCGCCGCGCACAGGCGTACCGACGTTCAGTTGCGTCGGCTGGAGGAGACCACTCGCCTGAAGCCTGAATCCGGAGTCGTAGAACAGACCGAGTACAACGCCGAGTTCCATCGTCGCTTGGTCGAAGCGGCCAATAGTCCGCAGCTGCGGGACGCGATGCGTCCGATGTACGCGCGGATGCGGTGGCTTTTTCATCTCACCCGGGAGCGCGGTCCGCTGCATCAGGGTACCGAGCATGTCCGCATTGCCGCGGCGATACGTGACGGCGACGCGGACCGGGCGCGGCGGTTGACCGCACAGCACGTCCTCGACGGATTGCGTCCGACCTTGGCGGCCCTGGCGGACTGGGGTGAGGAGCGCGCCGATCCGGTCGCCGCTACGAAATCGCGTCGCAGGTGACACCGTCGGGCGCCGGTCCATTGCCGGTCATTTCCCGATACGAGCCCGGTCGTGGGCGTTGAATTCGTGTAAGAGCAGCACGTCGCGATCGTGGAAAGTGGTCTGTAGCAGGGCGTCCACAGCGGCGTCGTAGTGTTCGGTGCCCGATTCGGGGATGGAGGCCATGCCCGAGAACACGGCGTCGTCTTCCAACTCCACGAGAAGCAGGGCCACGTCCTCGTAGTCGTCCTCGGTGCAGTCGCCGCCGTCGTCCCAGCTGATGGTGGTGGTGGCCAGCGCGGCGGGATAGCCGTCGACGCGGGAATACGTGACGTCGATCGGGGAGTACTGCGGATTAACCGTGCAGGCGAAGGGGTTGCCGTGGGTCCAGGTTTCAAGGGCCGTATCCGCGGCTTCTTCGATGTCTGCGATATCGGCGTCCAGACTGAATTGGGAGAACTGGCCGACCGAAAAGTAGGAGATCCAGTTTCCGGTGTGTTGGACGCGAACCGAGTGAGAGTCGGTGGAGAATTCATCGGTCGCCCCCGGCCCGCGGTCATTGGTCCAAGGGCCCTTGGGGCGCGGGGTGAGGGCTCCGATGCTGGCCACGCCGAGGTGGTCGTCGGGGATCTCGAAATCACCGAGGCCGGGCTCGACGTCTTCGGTGCAGCCCTCTGCGTCCAGGCAGTTGTCGGCGCGATGGTCGTCGGGGCTCGGTTCCGAGGTGGTACAGGCGGCAAGAAAAGCGGTGGCGAGCAGGGCCGCCACTACGGTGGCCCGTTTCCCGCTTCGTTCGGGCAGGGGGAGGTTCCCGCTCGGCTTCGTTTGCGCGGAGGGTGAGTGGCGGGAGCGAACAAACATGACTCCATCGTAATGAGAGCCGTCATCGTATCGGTAGTGGTGGGGAGGATTGTGTTTGTTTGGAGATTTCCTGCCTTTTCACGGCGGGGAAATACAGGTGTGAGGGCCTATGAAGTCACCGAAACGGGAGACGCTCGGCGCCATTGACACGGATCGGGCAATACGGGGAGAAACGGTCCAGGACTGCTCAATGCAATGAGGTCGTGCCTATCTGTCGGACCATCCGCTGCGTGTACTGATTGGGCCCGGGACCAAAGCGTGGTCCCGGGCCCAATTTCAGCGCTTTTCAGCTGGGATTACGAGCCTGCGGATGTTTTCGGGCGGTCATCGTCAGCATCGGGGTCCCAACAGGGGACCTCTCCCGCGCCGTCGATGGAATCGCGTGTGAACACCGGGTCTTTCCCGTCCTTCAGCTGTCGACTGTAATCGTTGAGCAGCTTGAGAGCGACAGGCGCCAGCATGAGGATGGCGATCAGGTTGACGGTGGCCATGGCTCCCATGGTTACGTCGGCGAAGCCCCATACCGTGTCGAGCGACGCTACACCGCCGATGATGACCATTGCCAGAATCCAGAAACGGTATCCGGTGAATACGGTGTTGCTCTTGCTGAGGAATCGGATGTTGGATTCACCGTAGTAGTAGTTACCGAGGCAAGAGGTGAAGGCGAGGAACAACAGCACGATCGTAATGACGTGTACGGACCATCCGCCGAGACTGTCGCCGACGGCGATTTGTACCAGCTGTCCTTCGATATCGGAATTGCCGAGGTCCGGCTGCGACACCATGATGATCATGGCGGTGATCGTGCAGACGATCATGGTATCGAAGTAGACACCGGCCGCCTGAGTCAGACCCTGCTTGGCGGGGTGGCTGACCGAAGCGGTCGCACCGGCCACCGGGGAGGAACCCATACCGGCTTCGTTGGAGAACATACCGCGTTGGAAACCAACCACGATGGCAGTACCGATACCGCCGCCTACGAATTCGCGAACCCCGAACGCACCTTCGAAGATTGCGCTGAACGCGGGGCCGATTTGGTCGATGTTGATTGCCACCATGACAATCCCGACGATGAGGTACAGCAGTGCCATGGCCGGAACCATCAGCTGAGCAACGTGTGCAATGCGGCGGAGACCGCCGAAGATAATGAGGGCAATGATGGCCGCAAGAATGATGCTCACGGTGAGGAGACCGATATTGCCGATGTCGAAGCCGAACTCCTCTGCCGAGGAATTGACAGCGTCGGTGATGGTGTTGGATTGAACCATCAAGAATACGGTCGGGAACGTGATGATCAGAACGACGGCGAACAGTTTCGCCATCCACGCTTTGCCCAAGCCGTATTTGATGTAATTGGCGGGGCCGCCGACGAATGTATCCCCTTCGCGGGTTTTGTAAAGCTGCGCGAGAGCCGATTCGATGAATCCGACGGAGGCGACCATGATACCCATGGTCCACATCCAAAATACGGCACCGGGGCCGCCGGTTGAGATGGCGACGGAAACACCGATAACGTTCCCTGTACCGACGCGGGCGGCTGCCGACACCGAAAATGCCTGATAGGCCGAGATGCCTTTCTTGCCGTTGCTCTCAATTCCCGCCGGTTCGAAAAGGCTTTTGACCATTTTCGGGAAAAGGCGGAATTGTACGCCCATGGTGCGAATCGTGAAATATACGGCCGCGAATCCAATCAGGGGCACGAGGACCCACGTCCAATATTCGCCGCTGGCGGTCATGATCGCATCGACGATTCCATTCAAAAATTCATTTATGGCATCCAAAATTTATCCCCTTATTGTGATTTCCGGGTGCGGACACCCCAGGGAAGTTACCAGTGGAATCGCAGAATATGAGACGTTCTTATCGAATGGTTATGTATTGAGACGTCGTCGTGACCCATTTAGGTCGGTTAATATCAAGTGTTGTTGCAGGTAATTGGCGACTGACTGGCAGGGTGGCGGATCCGGAACCGAAACCGTGTGGGCGGGGATACAGTTCTCTGCCCATCATGCCGTCAAGAGCCGTCGGAACCCCCCAGGACTGACGGTAGTCAGTGTCCCGGCAATCCGGAACGCTTCCAATAAGCCACGACAATGGGACAATGAAGTTGCCAATCCAATGGCAACAGTCGTGGCGAGGTGAGGATCGTGGATGCGGCGTTGGCGGCTGACCTAGTGATGTACGCGCACTTCGCGTTCCTGGTGTACCTGGTTCTAGGCGGCTTTCTAGCCTGGAAATGGCCCTTGGCATGGTTTCCACACGCGGCCATATCCATGTACGCGCTGGCGATCATCACCTGGAACTTCACCTGCCCGCTGACACCCTGGGAGGACAACCTACGTCGCCAAGCCGGGCAAGAGGGCCTGGAGAGCGGTGGATTTCTCGGAACCTACATCGAAGGGGTGATCTACCCGGCGGAATACATCACCCCGATACGGTTCGCGGTAGCGGGAGTCATCGCCGTGTCCTGGCTGGGAGCGGCAATACTGATACATCGTCGACGTGCTCGGAAACGGGCGTTGAGCGCCTCATGAACCCTGATACGTGAAACGGTGCTGGTAATAGATCTGGCCGCGTAGCCGAAGTTCGGATTCGCCCCCGTCGAAGGCAAAGCCGTTCTTCCGGTAAAACGCCTTACCGACCTCGTTCTTATCAACCACCCACAAGCGAATCGGCTGGTAATCGTGCTCATGGAGCCATTCCATACCCGCTTGAAGCAATAGCTTTCCCACCCCGGTTCGCCAGTGGTCAGGATCGGCATAAATCGCCCAGATCTCTCCTCCCAGATCCGGACGTAGTTCCATCCCATCGTCCCCGTGCTCCCGCCACGGACCAACGGTGATGAAGCCGGTCAGATGCCCGTCCTCGAAACTGACGAACGTATCGCGATCCGTCACCTCGTCCTTGAGCCCGTGCAGGAACGAATCGTTCGGACGGGTCGGAAGCACATTGAGGACTCGATCGGAGATGATGCCGCTGTATACCACCCGCCATGACCGATTGCGGATTCGATAGATTTCCTCAGCATCGTCGACGGTGGCGCGGCGCAATTCCATACCGCGAGTATCGCACTCCACGACTACGGAGAACAAACGAATTCCCCTCCGCAACAACAATCGTGGCCGGGCACCATTACCCGACCACGACTTCTACCAGTGGGGCGAAACGACCATCATCCCCGGTCAAGCCACTTCTGCGAGGTCAACTGCAGCAGGAGT
It encodes the following:
- a CDS encoding DUF2784 domain-containing protein; protein product: MDAALAADLVMYAHFAFLVYLVLGGFLAWKWPLAWFPHAAISMYALAIITWNFTCPLTPWEDNLRRQAGQEGLESGGFLGTYIEGVIYPAEYITPIRFAVAGVIAVSWLGAAILIHRRRARKRALSAS
- a CDS encoding alanine/glycine:cation symporter family protein, with the protein product MDAINEFLNGIVDAIMTASGEYWTWVLVPLIGFAAVYFTIRTMGVQFRLFPKMVKSLFEPAGIESNGKKGISAYQAFSVSAAARVGTGNVIGVSVAISTGGPGAVFWMWTMGIMVASVGFIESALAQLYKTREGDTFVGGPANYIKYGLGKAWMAKLFAVVLIITFPTVFLMVQSNTITDAVNSSAEEFGFDIGNIGLLTVSIILAAIIALIIFGGLRRIAHVAQLMVPAMALLYLIVGIVMVAINIDQIGPAFSAIFEGAFGVREFVGGGIGTAIVVGFQRGMFSNEAGMGSSPVAGATASVSHPAKQGLTQAAGVYFDTMIVCTITAMIIMVSQPDLGNSDIEGQLVQIAVGDSLGGWSVHVITIVLLFLAFTSCLGNYYYGESNIRFLSKSNTVFTGYRFWILAMVIIGGVASLDTVWGFADVTMGAMATVNLIAILMLAPVALKLLNDYSRQLKDGKDPVFTRDSIDGAGEVPCWDPDADDDRPKTSAGS
- a CDS encoding GntR family transcriptional regulator; amino-acid sequence: MTSRRSTAVEEITGRIMRLEYRPGQRLVERDLAADLGLSRVPVREALHRLEVDGLVISVPRQGTIVSTWSRTDITDLFEIRAALEPMAAEFAAHRRTDVQLRRLEETTRLKPESGVVEQTEYNAEFHRRLVEAANSPQLRDAMRPMYARMRWLFHLTRERGPLHQGTEHVRIAAAIRDGDADRARRLTAQHVLDGLRPTLAALADWGEERADPVAATKSRRR
- a CDS encoding GNAT family N-acetyltransferase, with the translated sequence MELRRATVDDAEEIYRIRNRSWRVVYSGIISDRVLNVLPTRPNDSFLHGLKDEVTDRDTFVSFEDGHLTGFITVGPWREHGDDGMELRPDLGGEIWAIYADPDHWRTGVGKLLLQAGMEWLHEHDYQPIRLWVVDKNEVGKAFYRKNGFAFDGGESELRLRGQIYYQHRFTYQGS
- a CDS encoding amidohydrolase; translation: MSDLVLRNARLWGIPEPTDMTIRDGRILQHGRSQVGADASEYDLQGALVLPGLVDAHAHVDKTLFSGPWVPRTAGPGLAAAIEYGRVERGKYGVPHPDYIEALLTNMVVHGTTHARSHIDIDPDLGINAVHAVREAVDRLRGRIDVELVAFPQTGLLTSPGTLDYMREAVEAGVELVGGIDPGGFDGDAVGHLDHIFELAERYGIGLDIHLHDGDNLGVYEFDLIIERTKALSMQGKVTVSHAFALFDADPATRQRLIDDLAENRINVTSVAPRKVLPLRDLDAAGVAMGIGNDGVRDLWSPYGTGEMLERTLWFARNSGFSKDPDIELALEAATYGGAHILGLPDYGLAEGSRADLLVVQARNAPEAVMTHPQPDLVVKNGVVTAHTGSLSE